Proteins from a genomic interval of Quercus lobata isolate SW786 chromosome 11, ValleyOak3.0 Primary Assembly, whole genome shotgun sequence:
- the LOC115967449 gene encoding glycine-rich RNA-binding protein 4, mitochondrial, producing the protein MWATTTTVSFPFYTKAKPPNSLSSFATNNRNSLKLKASLSDYPLASRIMVRNLPYSTNESSLQQQFSNFGQIAEVKLVKNGATNRSKGFAFIQYTCQEDAMLALENMDNKNFDGRVIYVELAKPGGDASKGYLRTLGPPKVPHLHLHLQEQDEVPDCWY; encoded by the exons ATGTGGGCAACAACTACAACTGTCTCTTTCCCTTTTTACACAAAGGCGAAGCCACCAAATTCTCTATCTAGTTTTGCTACTAACAACCGCAACTCTCTGAAGCTCAAAGCATCTCTCTCTGACTATCCCCTTGCAAGCAGAATCATGGTCAGAA ATTTACCATATTCAACCAATGAAAGTAGTTTGCAACAgcagttttcaaattttggccAGATAGCTGAAG TGAAACTAGTCAAGAATGGAGCCACAAACAGGTCAAAAGGCTTTGCATTTATTCAATATACTTGTCAAGAAGATGCCATGCTTGCCCTAGAGAATATGGATAATAAG AACTTTGATGGCAGGGTGATTTATGTAGAGCTAGCAAAGCCTGGGGGTGATGCCTCTAAAGGATACCTGAGAACCTTGGGACCACCAAAGGTGCCGCATTTGCATTTGCATTTGCAGGAGCAGGATGAGGTGCCAGATTGCTGGTACTAa